A stretch of the Plasmodium berghei ANKA genome assembly, chromosome: 10 genome encodes the following:
- a CDS encoding cytochrome b-c1 complex subunit 6, putative: MSYPYNTEFFVRYPKFKERDEKDRTTDPRIELEKKCEVKCVRPVNEYKNCVTRVKARTDNKGNCLGQYEELYICIDHCVAKDLFNYLV, encoded by the coding sequence ATGTCGTATCCATATAATACAGAATTTTTTGTTCGTTACCCAAAATTTAAAGAGAGAGATGAAAAAGATAGAACTACCGATCCTAGAATAGAactagaaaaaaaatgcgaAGTAAAATGTGTACGTCCAGtgaatgaatataaaaattgcgTAACCAGAGTGAAGGCTAGAACTGACAATAAAGGAAATTGCCTAGGCCAGTATGAAgagttatatatttgtattgaCCATTGTGTGGCGAAGGATCTGTTTAATTACTTAGTCTAG